In Rosa rugosa chromosome 4, drRosRugo1.1, whole genome shotgun sequence, the genomic stretch TACTAGTAGGATCTAAGGTTCTTTCTTGTTATTAGTCCGATAGACTGCAGCAGTATAAAATCATAGAATTACGTATTTTGAAGGTCAGATTGAATCATTCCTACACCCTTCTGTTACAGGGCATGAGAATTCCAACATATGACAACCAGTTGCTGAACTTAGCTGAGGATCTAGGCCGACGATTGTTACCTGCATTCGACACTCCTTTAGGTGTACTGTACTTACTAGATTACCCCTTGTTGTTTGATGTACACAAAAGTCTATGCAAGATCTTTCAGGCTGAACTCTCATTATTTAGCATTCTTTATCACTCGCAAAGTCGCAATGTTTCAGAGGATTGCTCCTAATATATGACTTTGGGTACCTGATGACATGTGTTGGTATATTCTGTTGGGAACAAGATTATGACTTATTTTAGTATTTTACTCTGGACCAATAGTAGTAAAACAAGCACAACACAATTTATGTTGAGCAGCATAAATTGATGGCTGATATGGAATTGGAGCTTAAGGAGGCATAAGTGGTTAttattttctgtatttttttttaatatttttaatggCTTAATATTATTATAAGTAAACAAGGTGGCAtaatattttttaatatttatttaatttgcgCATATCCTTTGCTGCTCTGAATTATGTGGTCTAGGCTTACTTGTACTGTGACTTACGATCTGTATCTTACATTTTCAGGCCCCTTGTCACATTTAGCTTGAATGTACTGTCAGGGAGGCACCACAAAGGCGCGGATGTTTGGGTTGGAGATTTTTGAAGGGC encodes the following:
- the LOC133742553 gene encoding alpha-mannosidase I MNS4-like, whose protein sequence is MIEKDLILLGVAAVEDKLQKGAAIMKFPQNKTVSVFETAIRVLGGLLSTHLIASDYAMGMRIPTYDNQLLNLAEDLGRRLLPAFDTPLGVLYLLDYPLLFDVHKSLCKIFQAELSLFSILYHSQSRNVSEDCS